One Synechococcus sp. CC9605 genomic window carries:
- a CDS encoding GMC oxidoreductase: MIIDDNHYDVIVIGSGAGGGTLAGALSRKGKTVLVLERGGAMALEDQNVADVDLFRKDRYHPKSERWFGPDGDPFAPQTTYARGGNTKIWGAVLERMRERDFEEVALQDGISPAWPLDYAELEPYYHQAEQLYRVHGEAGVDPTEPKRKGDFLAPPKPIEPFLEPLRGALQRQGCQPYEIPISWSDDADDPSGDAQLFGLQVGEPKRLNVRDNARVLRLHVNPNGRAIRGVEAELNGDFWLFSADLVVLAAGAINTPAILMRSDNAHHPKGIGNGSDQVGRNLMNLQLTSILQLATERNSGRYGRSLGINDYYWGDKNVSFPLGHIQAAGGVLQDALFAESPPVLSLVTKLIPDFGLERLASRSVAWWAMTEVRPDPHNKVWLNNEQIRINYIPNNREAHDRLVYRWIDTLKDVENDPITKVVLKAPTHARGEAPLSVVGFGCGTCRMGEDAASSVVDPQGKCHELENLYIADSSVFPSCPSVGPGLTVIALALRLADHLCG; this comes from the coding sequence ATGATCATCGACGACAACCACTACGACGTGATCGTGATCGGCAGCGGTGCCGGAGGGGGAACCCTGGCGGGAGCCCTGAGCCGCAAGGGCAAGACCGTGCTGGTGCTGGAGCGCGGCGGAGCGATGGCCCTTGAAGACCAGAACGTCGCCGACGTGGATCTGTTCCGCAAGGATCGCTACCACCCCAAGAGTGAACGCTGGTTCGGCCCTGACGGCGATCCCTTTGCCCCGCAAACCACCTACGCCCGAGGTGGCAACACCAAGATCTGGGGCGCGGTGCTGGAACGCATGCGCGAAAGAGATTTTGAGGAGGTTGCGCTTCAGGACGGCATCTCACCGGCATGGCCCCTGGATTACGCCGAGCTAGAGCCCTACTACCACCAGGCCGAACAGCTGTATCGGGTGCATGGCGAAGCGGGGGTTGATCCCACCGAACCCAAACGCAAGGGAGATTTCCTGGCTCCACCCAAGCCCATCGAACCCTTTCTCGAACCCCTGCGTGGCGCCCTTCAGCGTCAGGGCTGCCAGCCCTACGAGATCCCGATCAGTTGGTCGGACGACGCTGACGATCCCAGCGGTGATGCCCAGCTGTTTGGGCTGCAGGTGGGTGAACCCAAACGGCTCAACGTGCGTGACAACGCACGGGTGTTGCGCCTGCACGTGAATCCCAACGGCCGAGCCATTCGGGGTGTGGAAGCGGAACTGAACGGCGATTTCTGGCTGTTCAGTGCCGATTTGGTGGTCCTTGCTGCCGGTGCCATCAACACGCCGGCCATCCTGATGCGCTCGGACAATGCCCACCATCCCAAGGGCATCGGCAACGGGTCTGATCAGGTGGGCCGGAACCTGATGAATCTGCAGCTCACCTCAATCCTGCAGCTGGCCACGGAACGGAACAGCGGCCGCTACGGACGTTCACTGGGAATCAACGACTACTACTGGGGAGACAAGAACGTCAGTTTTCCACTGGGCCACATTCAGGCCGCCGGTGGCGTGCTGCAGGACGCACTGTTTGCCGAGTCACCACCGGTGCTCTCGCTGGTGACCAAGCTCATCCCCGACTTCGGTTTGGAGCGCCTGGCCTCCCGCTCGGTGGCCTGGTGGGCCATGACCGAAGTCCGACCGGATCCCCACAACAAGGTGTGGCTCAACAACGAGCAGATCAGGATCAACTACATCCCCAACAACCGCGAAGCCCACGACCGGCTGGTGTATCGCTGGATCGACACCCTTAAAGACGTGGAAAACGACCCGATCACGAAGGTTGTGCTGAAGGCTCCCACCCATGCCCGAGGAGAAGCCCCGCTCAGCGTGGTGGGCTTTGGCTGCGGCACCTGCCGCATGGGTGAAGACGCCGCCAGTTCCGTGGTGGACCCTCAGGGCAAATGCCATGAATTGGAGAATCTCTACATCGCCGACAGCAGCGTGTTTCCCAGTTGCCCGAGCGTTGGCCCTGGCCTCACGGTGATTGCGTTGGCGCTGCGGCTGGCCGATCACCTTTGCGGCTAG
- a CDS encoding cytochrome c oxidase subunit 3 → MTSVNPDLQLNHTPGHVKHDGHNMTGFVIFLCSESVIFLAFFAGYAVLKLTAPQWLPDGVEGLEVRMPLINSVVLVSSSVVAYFAERYLHKGNLWGFRAVWFLTMAMGSYFVYGQYIEWSELTFSLSSGVFGGMFYLLTGFHGLHVITGILLMGLMLARSFVPGNYDKGEMGVAAVSLFWHFVDVIWILLFLLIYVWQ, encoded by the coding sequence ATGACCAGCGTCAATCCCGATCTACAGCTGAATCACACCCCCGGCCATGTGAAGCACGACGGCCACAACATGACCGGTTTCGTGATCTTCCTCTGCTCCGAGAGCGTCATTTTTCTGGCCTTCTTTGCCGGCTACGCCGTGCTCAAGCTCACAGCCCCCCAATGGCTACCGGACGGCGTCGAAGGGCTGGAGGTACGCATGCCGCTGATCAACAGCGTTGTCCTGGTGAGCTCCAGCGTTGTGGCCTATTTCGCTGAGCGCTATCTGCACAAGGGCAACCTCTGGGGCTTCCGTGCTGTGTGGTTCCTCACCATGGCGATGGGCTCCTATTTCGTGTACGGCCAATACATCGAATGGTCGGAACTCACATTCAGCCTCAGCAGCGGAGTGTTCGGAGGGATGTTCTATCTGCTCACCGGCTTTCACGGCCTTCACGTGATCACCGGCATCCTGCTGATGGGCCTGATGTTGGCGCGTTCGTTTGTTCCCGGGAACTACGACAAAGGCGAGATGGGCGTTGCTGCGGTGAGCCTGTTCTGGCACTTCGTTGATGTGATCTGGATCCTTCTGTTCCTTCTGATCTACGTGTGGCAGTAA